Proteins encoded by one window of Crassostrea angulata isolate pt1a10 chromosome 9, ASM2561291v2, whole genome shotgun sequence:
- the LOC128164071 gene encoding SWI/SNF-related matrix-associated actin-dependent regulator of chromatin subfamily A-like protein 1, protein MSALTEEQKRRIEENKRKALAKRAQKLSPVKSSGDVQKRQIEESRLKALALRAEKPLKLSEPSQAHNSKPQTDSRGLINQINKTSNAIVAGKNTFSNDGPSNSSFKASTTGDTNKNKRNGVSSGSSYKTQLLNKPALQQSVNGAESRVAKIAESIATSGPSQSTLGGGTTAKCLLISRERFEVTSGYFPPLVDLFKTMATKKYDAVTKKWSFKLEEYQKLVSAMRAMSPQVRLVPLPQTVLSTFQQQLKGVYPDKEIPTADLSHLDASLVNSLLPFQRVGVNFGVHKNGRILLADDMGLGKTIQAICLACYYRNEWPLLIVVPSSVRFDWAQQLQRWVPSLDPQEVYVALSGKSSLSGHMVCILSYDLMAKKSKDLLERNFSVVIMDECHLLKNFKTARCKAAMPILKAAKRVILLSGTPALSRPQELYTQICAVKPYMFQYQDFGVRYCDGKKNPWGWDFSGSSNMEELQILLEESIMIRRLKKEVITQLPDKVRQMVLLDPGLIKTTKEMELQSKTMELKSLKGMERRGALLEYFHHTGAAKIKAIKEYVLDLLDLDRKFLIFAHHQEVLDAIEAAVQSKIEKGYIRIDGKTTPEQRNYFCNKFQSNDSLRVAILSICAANAGLNLSAASLVVFGELFWNPGVLVQAEDRTHRMGQRDMVNVHYLVARGTADDHVWPLVQKKLEVLSKAGLSKEDFSAADTKTMKDSTQTDLMQYFEESFIEESFEEASETENDQMQSAVPATSNTNSNGQKLTNQKEQASKLLSVKPVKPKTEQSLFNYFGAKKNTSGSEQSGASDSRDKVVPQTLPEGVEAELFDDDDWLEEIEEPQYKKSKR, encoded by the exons ATGTCAGCTTTAACTGAAGAACAAAAAAGAAGGATTGAAGAGAATAAGAGAAAAGCTCTAGCAAAACGAGCACAGAAATTAAGTCCAGTGAAAAGCAGCGGTGATGTACAGAAAAGACAGATCGAAGAAAGTAGACTGAAAGCACTTGCTCTCAGAGCAGAAAAACCATTGAAACTCTCAGAACCGTCACAGGCACATAATAGCAAGCCACAAACAGATAGCAGGGGTTTGATAAACCAGATTAACAAAACTTCCAATGCTATTGTTGCAGGCAAAAACACATTTAGTAATGATGGCCCAAGTAATAGTTCTTTTAAAGCTAGTACTACAGGGgacacaaataaaaacaaaagaaatggaGTAAGTTCTGGTTCCAGTTATAAAACACAACTTTTGAATAAACCTGCACTGCAGCAATCAGTGAACGGGGCAGAGTCTCGTGTAGCTAAGATTGCGGAGTCAATAGCAACCTCTGGTCCATCACAGAGCACCCTGGGGGGAGGGACTACAGCCAAGTGTCTGCTGATCTCCAGGGAGAGGTTCGAAGTCACATCTGGATACTTTCCGCCACTTGTTGACTTGTTTAAAACCATGGCAACCAAAAAGTATG ATGCAGTCACCAAAAAGTGGTCCTTTAAATTGGAAGAGTATCAGAAATTGG TTTCGGCAATGAGAGCCATGAGTCCACAGGTGCGACTGGTGCCCCTCCCACAAACTGTTCTCTCGACCTTCCAACAGCAACTGAAGGGGGTTTATCCCGACAAGGAGATCCCCACCGCTGACCTCAGTCACCTGGATGCCAGTCTGGTCAACTCTCTGCTGCCGTTCCAAAGGGTCGGAGTCAA TTTTGGAGTACACAAGAATGGTCGCATTTTGTTGGCGGATGATATGGGTCTTGGTAAAACAATACAGGCAATTTGTCTGGCCTGTTACTATAGAAACGAGTGGCCCCTCCTCATTGTCGTTCCTTCCTCTGTCAGATTTGATTGGGCACAG CAACTCCAGAGATGGGTGCCAAGTCTGGACCCACAGGAGGTTTATGTCGCCTTGTCGGGAAAGAGTAGCTTGTCTGGTCACATGGTCTGTATCCTTAGTTACGACCTGATGGCCAAGAAGTCCAAAGATTTATTGGAAAGGAACTTCAGTGTTGTTATAATG GATGAATGTCATTTGctgaaaaatttcaaaactgcTCGATGTAAAGCCGCTATGCCAATTCTAAAG GCTGCCAAGCGTGTGATTCTGTTGAGTGGGACCCCAGCCCTGTCTCGCCCCCAGGAGCTGTACACCCAGATCTGTGCCGTCAAACCCTACATGTTCCAGTACCAAGACTTTGGGGTCCGCTACTGTGATGGTAAGAAG AATCCCTGGGGATGGGATTTTTCGGGATCATCCAACATGGAGGAGCTTCAGATCCTTCTAGAGGAGAGCATAATGATAAG GAGACTGAAAAAAGAAGTGATAACACAGCTCCCAGACAAGGTCCGACAGATGGTACTGTTAGATCCAGGGCTGATCAAGACCACTAAGGAGATGGAGCTGCAGAGCAAGACAATGGAGCTCAAGTCCCTCAAG GGAATGGAGAGAAGAGGGGCCCTTTTGGAATACTTTCACCACACTGGGGCAGCAAAAATCAAAGCCATCAA gGAGTATGTTTTGGACTTGTTGGACTTGGACAGGAAGTTCCTGATCTTTGCTCACCATCAGGAAGTCCTCGATGCTATAGAGGCTGCTGTACAGTCAAAG aTTGAGAAAGGATATATAAGGATTGATGGGAAAACAACTCCAGAACAAAGGAATTATTTCTGCAACAAATTCCAGTCCAACGATTCCCTGCGAGTGGCCATTTTGTCAATCTGTGCAGCCAATGCTGGCCTCAATCTGTCTGCTGCCAGTCTGGTGGTGTTTGGGGAGCTGTTCTGGAATCCTGGG GTTTTGGTTCAGGCAGAGGATCGCACCCACAGAATGGGACAGAGAGACATGGTCAATGTCCACTACCTGGTGGCCAGGGGCACTGCTGATGACCATGTGTG GCCTCTAGTTCAAAAGAAGCTGGAGGTCCTCAGTAAAGCAGGACTCAGTAAGGAGGATTTCTCAGCAGCTGACACCAAAACCATGAAA GACTCCACACAGACCGATTTGATGCAGTACTTTGAGGAAAGCTTCATTGAAGAGAGTTTTGAAGAGGCCTCAGAGACAGAAAATGACCAGATGCAATCCGCAGTTCCAGCAACTTCAAATACGAATTCAAATGGACAGAAACTGACCAATCAGAAGGAACAAGCTTCTAAATTAT TGTCTGTAAAACCTGTGAAACCAAAAACTGAACAGAGTCTATTCAACTACTTCGGTGCAAAGAAGAACACGTCGGGGTCAGAACAGAGTGGTGCCAGTGACTCTAGAGACAAGGTGGTGCCCCAGACCCTCCCTGAGGGGGTCGAGGCAGAACTGTTCGATGATGACGATTGGCTGGAAGAAATAGAGGAACCTCAGTACAAAAAATCAAAGCGTTaa
- the LOC128163880 gene encoding uncharacterized protein LOC128163880, with the protein MPSTEKMKRLFERHFSKIVSAGIVGSVPLLQIGVVYRLLWVPEKRPVNKRVCRCSCFDTIFKGTYENGGIVRYKHLYFNATFQTLVIWITLLASTIVTYETLSRLLGLFRKKKIRWRMFILFVANLYPNYFSLWTFLNYINDGFYEYFMHQIFFTTTELFSTWNIVRMCSAEADVEAWRIKTIVAVGCMHIVIGGVDQFFEQLILWKGDTSQQMRSLLLVALDVLHVVLPLKELAIIRNSTLKSCLTRREMGEIFICILFGFIVGNSIFKDA; encoded by the exons ATGCCGTCAACAGAAAAGATGAAGAGATTATTTGAACGTCATTTTTCCAAAATAGTGTCCGCAGGAATCGTAGGCAGTGTGCCTTTACTTCAGATAG GAGTGGTCTACAGACTGCTGTGGGTCCCGGAGAAGCGGCCAGTCAATAAGCGCGTGTGTCGCTGTAGCTGCTTTGACACCATCTTCAAAG GTACTTATGAGAATGGCGGCATTGTTCGATACAAGCACCTGTACTTCAACGCAACTTTCCAAACCTTGGTCATCTGGATAACGTTGCTGGCCAGCACAATTGTAACATACGAAACTTTGAGTCGTCTGCTAGGTCTTTTCCGGAAGAAAAAAATCCGATGGCGAATGTTTATCCTTTTTGTTGCTAACCTATACCCAAATTACTTTTCATTATGGACTTTCTTGAATTATATTAACGATGGATTTTACGAATATTTCAtgcatcaaatatttttcacaaCGACAGAACTATTTTCGACATGGAATATAGTCCGGATGTGTTCAGCCGAGGCAGACGTTGAAGCTTGGCGGATAAAGACAATCGTTGCTGTTGGTTGCATGCATATTGTTATAGGGGGTGTAGATCAATTCTTTGAACAGTTGATTCTTTGGAAAGGAGATACCTCGCAACAGATGAGAAGTTTGTTGCTGGTTGCTCTCGATGTGTTGCATGTGGTGTTGCCGTTAAAGGAGCTAGCGATAATCCGGAATTCAACATTGAAAAGTTGTCTGACTAGGAGGGAGATGGGTGAAATATTTATCTGTATTCTATTTGGATTCATCGTTGGAAATTCTATCTTTAAAGACGCATAA
- the LOC128162348 gene encoding uncharacterized protein LOC128162348 isoform X1 has product MASPAKKAKASTLPTCPYGARCYRKNPEHFKEFLHPPKQTTNTASTSDSNDQDNDSNKTAKTKTKPSLPDGKNLPPCKYGASCYRKNLLHFAEFSHPTAVVKKVSTGSGSDTDPIDSDDEKDKNLSTLQKKPKGKAEDILKRGMSLVKKYSQMSEAERKELIKQAFEAKQKLQDELKETQDKVKEKEKELEKMQHQVSSGLLLVEGEKEALEGTKTVYFKLMAERNHKEGSAEQTHFRLAESQFYRLLSGTNSHYTIKAVEYVVNPELMAQFKQGKEDLKKMRGEELSYPVLAFHGTKVENINKICETGFKVPGEKGFKHATDTGWYGKGVYFSEFPDYCMGYIQGADKLLLCQVLPGKVFHCKKLIHGAPLSKGCDSHTSPDKKELVIFNSHHILPCYVVHYKICTGEFKYGTKKEKGKNSKDDDDGDDDDGDDDEDDELSVQDKCDKATAAAKTKVFKTQRMLFTGSFCLTQKEMTDLVVKHGATIGTPGNFNLCVASLGSVDVPTAKFMKAEEKNIPVVSEEFLYESIINKKLQDPDNYYPSA; this is encoded by the exons ATGGCAAGTCCAGCAAAGAAAGCCAAAGCTTCCACGTTACCTACATGTCCTTACGGAGCTCGCTGCTACAGGAAAAACCCTGagcattttaaagaatttctacATCCTCCAAAACAAACGACTAACACTGCATCAACATCAGACAGTAACGACCAAGACAACGACTCGAATAAGACAGCCAAAACCAAAACCAAACCTAGTCTGCCAGATGGCAAAAATCTGCCACCTTGTAAATATGGAGCAAGTTGTTACCGCAAAAATCTGCTGCATTTTGCCGAATTTTCTCATCCCACTGCTGTGGTAAAGAAGGTGTCGACTGGCAGTGGGAGTGATACAGACCCCATAGACTCTGATGATGAGAAGGATAAG aatttatcaACATTACAGAAGAAACCCAAAGGAAAAGCTGAGGACATTTTGAAAAGAGGAATGTCATTGGTGAAAAAATACTCACAGATGTCCGAGGCAGAGAGAAAAGAGTTGATCAAACAAGCATTTGAAGCAAAACAAAAGTTACAGGATGAACTTAAAGAAACTCAGGACAAAGTGAAAGAGAAGGAGAAGGAGTTAGAGAAGATGCAGCATCAA GTATCCTCTGGCCTGTTATTGGTTGAGGGAGAGAAGGAGGCCCTTGAGGGGACCAAGACTGTGTATTTCAAATTGATGGCGGAGAGAAATCACAAAGAGGGATCGGCTGAGCAGACGCATTTTCGATTGGCGGAGTCCCAGTTTTACCGTCTTCTGAGTGGAACTAACAGCCA TTACACCATAAAAGCGGTCGAATATGTTGTCAACCCAGAACTAATGGCCCAATTCAA GCAGGGGAAAGAAGACCTCAAGAAGATGAGAGGAGAGGAGTTATCTTATCCTGTCCTCGCCTTCCACGGAACCAAagtagaaaatatcaacaaaatttgtGAAACTGGATTCAAAGTTCCTG GTGAGAAAGGATTTAAGCATGCCACAGATACGGGCTGGTACGGGAAGGGCGTGTATTTCAGTGAGTTCCCGGACTACTGCATGGGATATATCCAAGGAGCGGACAAACTCTTGCTGTGTCAGGTTCTTCCCGGGAAAGTGTTCCATTGCAAGAAGCTGATTCACGGAGCTCCGCTGTCCAAGGGATGCGACTCCCACACGTCTCCCGACAAAAAAGAGCTTGTCATATTCAACTCCCACCATATTCTACCGTGTTATGTAGTTCATTACAAAATATGCACTGGAGAATTTAAGTATGGTACTAAA AAAGAAAAAGGAAAGAATAGcaaagatgatgatgatggtgatgatgatgatggtgatgatgatgaagatgatgagcTCAGTGTCCAAGATAAATGTGACAAAGCTACTGCAGCAGCCAAAACCAA AGTCTTCAAAACCCAAAGAATGCTATTTACTGGGTCATTCTGCCTCACCCAGAAAGAAATGACAGACCTTGTAGTAAAGCATGGAGCCACTATAG gaACTCCTGGTAATTTCAATCTGTGTGTGGCCTCATTAGGAAGTGTAGATGTACCAACTGCCAAATTCATGAAGGCTGAGGAGAAAAAc ATACCGGTTGTCTCAGAAGAGTTCCTGTATGAATCAATCATCAATAAAAAGCTACAGGACCCAGATAATTACTATCCCAGTGCATAA
- the LOC128163243 gene encoding uncharacterized protein LOC128163243, with product MASLSEWRSPPGFGGRQAWLSGLLVCIIPYIHIGIVNKMFWVPNKIPVNRTECRCNCFDTVYKGSYENPRKTGYKHMYFNATFEMLIIWILTLVTIILAYESFKRLLNLYSTGNLRWRMLILFLLDIYPNYYSYWSYFNYTNDGFYAQVYHQLFFTTTELVSTWNVFRLCSKDTKMESGSVMCIVVISIIHILLGGVDQFFVQLILWKEKTFQRARNIGFVLPDILHVILTIQEMAKENRISWTQTFTRSELKFGLIFVISGFVLGKVIFR from the exons ATGGCGAGTTTGTCTGAATGGAGAAGTCCGCCGGGGTTCGGTGGACGCCAGGCTTGGTTATCGGGTCTTCTTGTTTGCATCATCCCGTATATTCACATTG GTATAGTcaacaagatgttttgggttccAAACAAGATCCCTGTGAACCGAACGGAATGCCGTTGTAACTGTTTTGACACAGTGTATAAAG GATCGTATGAAAATCCAAGGAAAACGGGCTataaacacatgtatttcaACGCAACATTTGAGATGTTAATCATTTGGATTTTAACGCTTGTTACCATCATTCTCGCATACGAATCATTCAAACGTTTACTTAACCTCTACAGCACGGGGAACTTAAGATGGAGGATGTTAATACTGTTTCTGTTAGATATATATCCCAATTATTATTCATACTGGTCTTATTTCAACTACACTAACGATGGATTCTATGCACAAGTCTATCATCAGTTATTTTTTACGACAACGGAACTGGTTTCGACATGGAATGTTTTCCGGTTGTGCTCAAAAGACACCAAGATGGAGTCAGGGTCCGTCATGTGTATCGTGGTAATTAGTATTATCCATATTTTACTGGGAGGAGTGGACCAGTTTTTTGTGCAATTGATCCTATGGAAAGAAAAAACTTTCCAGAGAGCGCGAAATATTGGATTCGTTTTGCCAGACATTTTGCATGTGATTTTAACAATTCAGGAAATGGCCAAAGAAAATCGGATATCATGGACGCAAACCTTTACGCGAAGTGAACTTAAGTTTGGGCTAATATTTGTTATAAGTGGTTTTGTTTTAGGAAAGGTTATTTTTCGCTAA
- the LOC128162348 gene encoding uncharacterized protein LOC128162348 isoform X2 gives MASPAKKAKASTLPTCPYGARCYRKNPEHFKEFLHPPKQTTNTASTSDSNDQDNDSNKTAKTKTKPSLPDGKNLPPCKYGASCYRKNLLHFAEFSHPTAVVKKVSTGSGSDTDPIDSDDEKDKKKPKGKAEDILKRGMSLVKKYSQMSEAERKELIKQAFEAKQKLQDELKETQDKVKEKEKELEKMQHQVSSGLLLVEGEKEALEGTKTVYFKLMAERNHKEGSAEQTHFRLAESQFYRLLSGTNSHYTIKAVEYVVNPELMAQFKQGKEDLKKMRGEELSYPVLAFHGTKVENINKICETGFKVPGEKGFKHATDTGWYGKGVYFSEFPDYCMGYIQGADKLLLCQVLPGKVFHCKKLIHGAPLSKGCDSHTSPDKKELVIFNSHHILPCYVVHYKICTGEFKYGTKKEKGKNSKDDDDGDDDDGDDDEDDELSVQDKCDKATAAAKTKVFKTQRMLFTGSFCLTQKEMTDLVVKHGATIGTPGNFNLCVASLGSVDVPTAKFMKAEEKNIPVVSEEFLYESIINKKLQDPDNYYPSA, from the exons ATGGCAAGTCCAGCAAAGAAAGCCAAAGCTTCCACGTTACCTACATGTCCTTACGGAGCTCGCTGCTACAGGAAAAACCCTGagcattttaaagaatttctacATCCTCCAAAACAAACGACTAACACTGCATCAACATCAGACAGTAACGACCAAGACAACGACTCGAATAAGACAGCCAAAACCAAAACCAAACCTAGTCTGCCAGATGGCAAAAATCTGCCACCTTGTAAATATGGAGCAAGTTGTTACCGCAAAAATCTGCTGCATTTTGCCGAATTTTCTCATCCCACTGCTGTGGTAAAGAAGGTGTCGACTGGCAGTGGGAGTGATACAGACCCCATAGACTCTGATGATGAGAAGGATAAG AAGAAACCCAAAGGAAAAGCTGAGGACATTTTGAAAAGAGGAATGTCATTGGTGAAAAAATACTCACAGATGTCCGAGGCAGAGAGAAAAGAGTTGATCAAACAAGCATTTGAAGCAAAACAAAAGTTACAGGATGAACTTAAAGAAACTCAGGACAAAGTGAAAGAGAAGGAGAAGGAGTTAGAGAAGATGCAGCATCAA GTATCCTCTGGCCTGTTATTGGTTGAGGGAGAGAAGGAGGCCCTTGAGGGGACCAAGACTGTGTATTTCAAATTGATGGCGGAGAGAAATCACAAAGAGGGATCGGCTGAGCAGACGCATTTTCGATTGGCGGAGTCCCAGTTTTACCGTCTTCTGAGTGGAACTAACAGCCA TTACACCATAAAAGCGGTCGAATATGTTGTCAACCCAGAACTAATGGCCCAATTCAA GCAGGGGAAAGAAGACCTCAAGAAGATGAGAGGAGAGGAGTTATCTTATCCTGTCCTCGCCTTCCACGGAACCAAagtagaaaatatcaacaaaatttgtGAAACTGGATTCAAAGTTCCTG GTGAGAAAGGATTTAAGCATGCCACAGATACGGGCTGGTACGGGAAGGGCGTGTATTTCAGTGAGTTCCCGGACTACTGCATGGGATATATCCAAGGAGCGGACAAACTCTTGCTGTGTCAGGTTCTTCCCGGGAAAGTGTTCCATTGCAAGAAGCTGATTCACGGAGCTCCGCTGTCCAAGGGATGCGACTCCCACACGTCTCCCGACAAAAAAGAGCTTGTCATATTCAACTCCCACCATATTCTACCGTGTTATGTAGTTCATTACAAAATATGCACTGGAGAATTTAAGTATGGTACTAAA AAAGAAAAAGGAAAGAATAGcaaagatgatgatgatggtgatgatgatgatggtgatgatgatgaagatgatgagcTCAGTGTCCAAGATAAATGTGACAAAGCTACTGCAGCAGCCAAAACCAA AGTCTTCAAAACCCAAAGAATGCTATTTACTGGGTCATTCTGCCTCACCCAGAAAGAAATGACAGACCTTGTAGTAAAGCATGGAGCCACTATAG gaACTCCTGGTAATTTCAATCTGTGTGTGGCCTCATTAGGAAGTGTAGATGTACCAACTGCCAAATTCATGAAGGCTGAGGAGAAAAAc ATACCGGTTGTCTCAGAAGAGTTCCTGTATGAATCAATCATCAATAAAAAGCTACAGGACCCAGATAATTACTATCCCAGTGCATAA